Genomic window (bacterium):
AGAGTGGAGCGGAGGGCATGGTTGGCCGCCTTGCCGAGGTAAAGGTTGCTCTCAACCCCAGGGGGCAAGTTTTCATGGACGGCACTCACTGGAATGCAGTGGGGCCAGGCGATACTATTCCAATAGGTCAGATGGTGAGGGTAAGTGATGTCAAAGGTTTGACACTTTATGTTGAGCCTGTGCTTCCTGATGGAATTTTAACCGGAGGTGATGAGAACTCGAAGCAGGAATCTTGAGTATCGATCGATAATTATTAAGAGAGAATTAGCGGCTCCAAGAAGTAGCGCGGAGCTGTAGAAAGGTTTAACAAATGGAAGAACTCATTCGGTTTCTTATGACTAACCCTTCGGGAGCGTTTATTATTGGGGTAGTCGTTGTTGGCATGATTATTTTGCGGGCGAGCGTTCGAATTTTGCCGGATTGGGAGCGGGCAGTTGTACTTCGACTTGGACGGTTCCAAACGGTAAAAGGCGGCGGTATAATTTTCCTTATTCCGCTTATCGACATCCCGCGAATAGTGGACACTCGAATTGTGACGATGGATGTTCCCAAACAAGAGGTAATGACCAGGGACAATGTGCCGGCAACGGTGGATGCGGTTGTGCTATTTCGGGTGGTCGATCCGAAGAACGCGATTTTGAGTATCTACGATTATTACCGAACTGCAAGTCTTAATTCTCAAACGAGCTTGCGAACGGTTATTGGGCAGGCTGAACTCGACGAACTGCTTTCAGAGCGTGACAAGATCAATCTCCGGTTGCAGACCATTATCGACGAGCAGACAGAAGCGTATGGCGTTAAGGTGATTTCGGTTGAAGTGCGTGATGTCTCCTTGCCGGAGACGATGAAGCGTGCGATGGCTCGTCAGGCTGAAGCAGAACGAGAGAAGCGTGCTAAAGTTATCGCTGCCGAAGGTGAGTTTCTGGCTTCACAGCGACTGCTCGAAGCTGCCGACACTGTCTCTAAGAACCCAGTTACCCTTCAGTTGCGGTTCTTGCAGACAATGGTTGAAATTGCCAATGAGCGCAGTTCGATTACGTTCTTGCCAATTCCGATTGACTTGCTTAGCCCTCTGATGAAGGCGATAGGGCATAAAGAAGACGAGAAGAAATAAAAACAGGGCGGGCGTATAACGCCCGCCCTGTTCCTTAAATCAATTATTGGGAGGTTTTCGTTCTCAGCATTTCTTCTTCGGCTCGCTCAAGATCGGCCATTGTCTTTCGTTCAGGCACTTCAAAAAGCTGTGGACCATTTTCTTCGATAGCCTCGGCTTGGGCAACTGCCATGGGCTTAGGCTCGGCTGTTTTGGCCTCGACCTCTTTCTTTTTAGAAACGGGTTTTACGGCTTTTCCATCCCCTTCTTTTAACAATAGGATGTCATCCATACTGACTAAGAGGGTGTAGTCCAAGTGGAAATCCATCTCCTCGGGGGTTAGGCGCGTCTTTGCTTCTTCAGAAAGGTTATTAAGCCAACGCTCGTGCATGCGTTTTTCAGAGGCCTGGTGCCTTTCTCTGAAATCTGGTTCAAGCGAGTCGGTATCAATTTGTATAGCTGCTTCCTGTCCGTACAACTTCATAATGGTGCCGACAAGGCCACCGAAATAGTTATAATATCTTGCGAGTCGGATATCTTCTGAAGTTTGTTCGCGTGTCGCTATTTGAACGCTGTCGCCAATTTTAAATTTCGTCAATTTATACCCTCGTGATAAGAAGTCCTGAATTTGTCTTGTGTGATGCAAACAGGCAGCAGGGGAAATGAATAGATCCCCATTGCGCGTAGCGATTGTTATTTTACCTAAAAACCTTACCCATTGGCAATTTCAATCCGGTGTTGGAGCTTGACTTTGCCAGATCGACTGACCTCTTCGCGATAAATTTGGTGTAATCCATGGTAAGGATTTAGCCCCCATGCAGCTTTTACTTTAAATCTTGCAGCATCAAAAACTTTCTTCGTGGCTTGTTTGGTAACACCCATACGTTTACCAATTTCTTCAAAAGACTCTCCCCTGCGACGCGCCTGAAAAACCAAATATTGTTTACTGGTTAGCTTAGCAAGACTTATGACCGTGTCAAGCTCTCTTGCCTTCAACGACCGTGTTGCACCTTCGAGTTCGTTTTGGTTAATCTTCAGAGATTTTTCTTGTTTGTGACTACGCCTGAGCTTACGGGCAAATCCATTTTCGGTATAGCATGGAGCTTCGCGATTACGTTGGGTTGAGTTGATGTACCAATCGGCAAGTACTGAGAGATCTTCAGATCGCATCGGGGGCCGCCTCCTAAAGAATAGGTGTACATATGTATACTATAATTATAGGTGATTGTCAACCAAAAACCAAAAACGAAGCTGAAAGAAATATAATTAAGTTTGATAAAGTGGACAAACTGAAGCAGATCCTATTTCCCCCTTTCCAAGGGGGAATACAAAGGGGTCAATCCGTGCATATTGAGTTAAGTTAGCCCCAACGTGGCATAGCAAAAGATGCCACGTAAACGGGACAGACCCCCGCCTGTATCCTCTCCCTACACCGTCAGGTGTCATTGCGAGGCTGCCTTGTGCCGAAGCAACCTCCTCCATCCGGATTGCCCTTCGATATGGCCTGGCGGCCTACTCAGGGAAGCGGAATTGAGTAAGAATTAGAGAAAGAGAAAGAGAATGAATCCGGAGACCCCTTATAGTCCCCCTTGGAAAGGGGGACGTTTTTATAGCTGGTGGGTGATGACTTACCTCTACAATCCAACTTTCGCAAGGCGTTTTTGGAAGGCGGTGGGGGGTTCGAATGTGGTTAGGCGGTCTACTTCTTGTCCTTGGGCGTTTAAGAGAATGACAGCGGGGAGGCCGTTGACGTTGTATTTGGTCTGGATGGCTTGGACTTCTGTATTGTTGCCATCGGTAGCGTCAACTCTTAGGGTGACCATCTTCGCCATCTTTGCCATCACTTGTTTATCGCTAAAGGTTTGCAGCTCGATTTCATGGCACTGTTGACACCATTTGGCGGTGAAGTCTATAAGCACCGGCTTGCCATCAACCTTTGCTTGGGCGATGGCTGCTTCGGTGTAGGGCAGCCAAACCACCTTGCTTGCTTCCGTTGGAGCGGGACGCCAGATGAGGACTGCTGAAGCAACGGCAGCAATCCCCAGCAGGTTCTTCACCTGTCGGATCATTAGCGAGTTCTTACCGGTCTTATCGAACATAATAAGGAATACGCCTGAACCTAGTAGGAACACCCCCCAGATGGTGGTATACATTTGCGTCGTTACACTGGGAAGCGGGCGTAAGTAGAAGATGCCCACGCCGATGACGACAAGTCCCAGTATATGCTTGATCGTGACCATCCACTCACCGGAACGGGGTAGTTTCTGCGCCCCGTTGGGGATAATTGCAAGCGCCATATAGGGTAGACCTAGCCCCAATCCAAGTCCGAAGAACATCCAGAACCCAAGCACGTAACTGCTTAATTGAGAGACAATCGCAAAGAGAGCGAGTACGACAGGCCCGGCGCAAGGAGCCGCTGCAACTCCCGCAAGCATGCCCATCATCGCTGCGCCGCCAACTCCACTCCTGCCGCCGACTTTATTCATAAGGAAGCTTGGAGGCCTTATCTCCCAGAGATCGAACATGCTCAAAGCAAGCGCGAGCATGATTACCGCCATCCCCGCTGACACCCAGGGGCTTTGGAATTGGAAGCCGAAAGTCTTGCCCGAAGCTGCCGCTATTAGACCAAGGGTTGAATAGACCATTACGATGCCGAGCATATAAACTAAGGCTAGACTAAAAGTGCGCTTCCGATTGCCCGGCGCCTGCCGCGCAAAGAAACCGATAGTAATGGCAATAATCGGATAGACACACGGCGTCAGGTTCAACGCTAACCCGCCAAGGATCACCGCCAGCATTAGCGCCAACCAGTTATGAGCTTGGTAAAGGGTCCAAATAGACATGGCAAGCTTGTTGTCTTTGAAGTTCTTCGTTGGGTCAACCACAGGAGTAGGCGGGGTTGGCGGTGGGGGCGCAACGGTTGGGATCTGATTGTTCGGCTTTACAGTCGGCTTATCAGGTTGAGGAGCTAACGCTTCTGGCGTATTCGGCTTCTCTGCTGCGTCTATCTCGACCGTCGTCTTAAGGGTTACTTGAGCGGGAGGATAGCAGTTTTTGTCATCGCATGCCTGATACTTTACTGTGCCTGTGAAGTCGATAAAAGGCGTTGGCTCACTCTCAGACGTCGTGTTCTTGATGTGCAGCTTGAACTTAATCGGGACTGTGCCCTCATAGACTTTCGTCTGCGCGCCAGCTACGTCAACCACCTTCGGCGCAGGGTAGGTGATGTCGCTTATTGTGTATTCCGGGAGTTTATCAGGGACAAACTCGGTTGGGATAAGTAAGGATTGTGAGGCTGGATTGGCGTTGATGTGGTATCCGGGCGGTACGTTCAGTTCGATTGTGCCTTCGATCGTCTGGCCAAATCGCGCGCGATTCGGATTGAAGCTCACTTTGCCGGTGACATTAACCACCTGCGATTGAGCCAATCCAAAGGCACCAATAAACGCCATCAACCCCAACAAAGCTCGAAACCTCATAACCAACCTCCTCTTAGCACAGCTTCTATTATACTTAGAAGCATGCTAGGCTCACTCATAACCCCGTGTAAATAGCTTTATTTCTTAATAACTAGCTTACGTTAACGTACAACTTTTAAGGTTGTTTTAACGGTCACAAGGCTGGGGGCGAAGCAGTTGGTGGCGTTGCATGCCTGGTAGCGAATAGCGGCAACAAACGGGACGGATGAGGCCGGCTTCTGCTTGGCTTTCAGCGGCTTCATCGTCATTTTGAACTTGATAGGCACAGTCCCTTCATAAACCTTAGTTGGTGCGCCTGCCACCGTAACCGTCTTAGGCATCGGGTAAACGATACTACTGATGGAATACAACGCGTTCTTGCTCGGCGTGAGCACGGTCGGGATTAAGAAGTCTTGCGAGGCGGGGTTGGCATTGATATGATAGCCGGCGGGAACTGTCAGCGTCACAATGCCTTGAGCGCTCTTTCCATAGACTAAAGAGCTAGGCTTAAATGAAACTTTCCCCGTAACATTAACCGCTGGCGCAGCAGCCCAAGCTGCGACGTAGACATAAGCAAATATAAGAATGCTAGTGCGTAATCTCATTGGCAATCTCCTCCATTTTCTCCCTTATTATACTGTGCAAGAAGGCTATCAAGTTTCATCACTCGTCTTCCCAGAGTTACTGACGCTCCGAGAGAAGTCTGAACCCTCTCCCCCCTGTGCCAGGCTTGTTATCGTTATATGCAGGGATTTGGGCACAGGAAGGAGATACAGAGGGGGGTTGCGTAGAACCTACCGCTTGTTCACAAAGGCCAAAAAAGACCC
Coding sequences:
- a CDS encoding protein-disulfide reductase DsbD domain-containing protein; its protein translation is MRLRTSILIFAYVYVAAWAAAPAVNVTGKVSFKPSSLVYGKSAQGIVTLTVPAGYHINANPASQDFLIPTVLTPSKNALYSISSIVYPMPKTVTVAGAPTKVYEGTVPIKFKMTMKPLKAKQKPASSVPFVAAIRYQACNATNCFAPSLVTVKTTLKVVR
- a CDS encoding SPFH domain-containing protein — protein: MEELIRFLMTNPSGAFIIGVVVVGMIILRASVRILPDWERAVVLRLGRFQTVKGGGIIFLIPLIDIPRIVDTRIVTMDVPKQEVMTRDNVPATVDAVVLFRVVDPKNAILSIYDYYRTASLNSQTSLRTVIGQAELDELLSERDKINLRLQTIIDEQTEAYGVKVISVEVRDVSLPETMKRAMARQAEAEREKRAKVIAAEGEFLASQRLLEAADTVSKNPVTLQLRFLQTMVEIANERSSITFLPIPIDLLSPLMKAIGHKEDEKK
- a CDS encoding cytochrome c biogenesis protein CcdA, which produces MRFRALLGLMAFIGAFGLAQSQVVNVTGKVSFNPNRARFGQTIEGTIELNVPPGYHINANPASQSLLIPTEFVPDKLPEYTISDITYPAPKVVDVAGAQTKVYEGTVPIKFKLHIKNTTSESEPTPFIDFTGTVKYQACDDKNCYPPAQVTLKTTVEIDAAEKPNTPEALAPQPDKPTVKPNNQIPTVAPPPPTPPTPVVDPTKNFKDNKLAMSIWTLYQAHNWLALMLAVILGGLALNLTPCVYPIIAITIGFFARQAPGNRKRTFSLALVYMLGIVMVYSTLGLIAAASGKTFGFQFQSPWVSAGMAVIMLALALSMFDLWEIRPPSFLMNKVGGRSGVGGAAMMGMLAGVAAAPCAGPVVLALFAIVSQLSSYVLGFWMFFGLGLGLGLPYMALAIIPNGAQKLPRSGEWMVTIKHILGLVVIGVGIFYLRPLPSVTTQMYTTIWGVFLLGSGVFLIMFDKTGKNSLMIRQVKNLLGIAAVASAVLIWRPAPTEASKVVWLPYTEAAIAQAKVDGKPVLIDFTAKWCQQCHEIELQTFSDKQVMAKMAKMVTLRVDATDGNNTEVQAIQTKYNVNGLPAVILLNAQGQEVDRLTTFEPPTAFQKRLAKVGL